A genomic segment from Rhodospirillum centenum SW encodes:
- a CDS encoding XRE family transcriptional regulator: MSGTRTLDDWLASLPPDRRERIEARADALEAEELTLQGLRKALDLTQAKIAESLDVRQDTVSRIERQTDMLLSTLSGYVEAMGGRLELTVRFPGRPPVRITGLSDL, encoded by the coding sequence ATGAGCGGAACCAGGACGCTGGACGATTGGCTCGCTTCCCTGCCGCCCGACCGGCGGGAGCGGATCGAGGCCAGGGCGGACGCGCTGGAGGCGGAGGAACTGACCCTCCAGGGTCTGCGCAAGGCGCTCGACCTGACGCAGGCGAAGATCGCGGAAAGCCTGGACGTGCGGCAGGACACGGTGTCGCGCATCGAGCGCCAGACGGACATGCTGCTGTCCACCCTGTCCGGCTATGTCGAAGCCATGGGGGGCCGGCTGGAACTGACGGTCCGTTTCCCCGGCCGGCCGCCGGTCCGGATCACGGGGCTTTCGGACTTGTAA
- the rph gene encoding ribonuclease PH, with the protein MSRPSGRSLDQMRPVSLETNVSKHAEGSCLVRFGDTHVLCTASVEDRVPPFLRGQGQGWVTAEYGMLPRATAERTDREAAKGRQTGRTQEIQRLIGRSLRAVTDVKAMGEITVKIDCDVLQADGGTRTAAITGSYVALALAFRHLTSIGFLKAQPLTDSVAAVSCGLYQGAPVLDLDYAEDSSAQADANFVLTGKGGIVEIQGTAEKTPFQEAEFLALLALARKGIGELTALQAAALAR; encoded by the coding sequence ATGTCCCGCCCCTCCGGCCGTTCCCTCGACCAGATGCGCCCCGTGAGCCTGGAGACGAACGTCTCCAAGCATGCCGAAGGCTCGTGCCTCGTGCGGTTCGGGGACACGCACGTCCTCTGCACCGCCAGCGTCGAGGACCGCGTGCCGCCCTTCCTGCGCGGCCAGGGCCAGGGCTGGGTGACGGCCGAATACGGCATGCTGCCCCGCGCCACGGCCGAGCGCACCGACCGCGAGGCGGCCAAGGGCCGGCAGACCGGCCGCACCCAGGAGATCCAGCGCCTGATCGGCCGCTCGCTGCGCGCCGTCACCGACGTGAAGGCGATGGGCGAGATCACCGTGAAGATCGACTGCGACGTGCTCCAGGCCGACGGCGGCACCCGCACGGCGGCCATCACCGGCAGCTATGTCGCGCTGGCGCTGGCCTTCCGGCATCTCACCTCGATCGGCTTCCTGAAGGCGCAGCCGCTGACCGACAGCGTCGCCGCCGTCTCCTGCGGGCTGTACCAGGGCGCGCCGGTGCTGGACCTCGACTATGCCGAGGACAGCAGCGCCCAGGCCGACGCCAACTTCGTGCTGACCGGCAAGGGCGGCATCGTGGAGATCCAGGGCACGGCCGAGAAGACGCCCTTCCAGGAGGCCGAGTTCCTGGCGCTGCTCGCGCTGGCGCGCAAGGGCATCGGCGAGCTGACGGCGCTCCAGGCGGCGGCACTGGCCCGATGA
- the hemW gene encoding radical SAM family heme chaperone HemW, which yields MSVPSDPGFALYVHWPFCASKCPYCDFNSHVREGIDQERWRAALLRELDHFAALAPGRRLTSVFFGGGTPSLMAPATVEALLRRADGHWGLPAGTEVTLEANPTSVEAGRFRDFRAAGVNRVSLGIQALDDADLRRLGRRHSAAEALGAIRLARAAFDRFSFDLIYARPGQTVAAWKQELARALDEAVGHLSLYQLTIEEGTQFHTLHERGELVLPDEDTQGELYEETQALLEAAGLPAYEVSNHARPGEESRHNLTYWRYGDYVGVGPGAHGRLTLTQGKVGTRTHRAPDIWLERVERDGTAAKPFEPIGPQERLVELLMMGLRLREGVPLDRIAAESGRPAAQALDPDRLDGLRRHGLLETADGRLRATAEGRTRLNGVLRALLA from the coding sequence ATGTCCGTTCCGTCCGATCCCGGTTTCGCGCTCTACGTCCACTGGCCGTTCTGCGCCTCGAAATGCCCGTACTGCGACTTCAACTCCCATGTGCGGGAGGGGATCGACCAGGAGCGCTGGCGCGCGGCCCTGCTGCGCGAGCTGGACCATTTCGCGGCGCTGGCGCCGGGCCGGCGGCTGACCAGCGTCTTCTTCGGCGGCGGCACGCCGTCGCTGATGGCGCCGGCGACGGTGGAGGCTCTCCTGCGCCGGGCGGACGGGCACTGGGGCCTGCCGGCGGGGACCGAGGTGACGCTGGAGGCCAACCCGACCAGCGTGGAGGCCGGCCGCTTCCGCGACTTCCGCGCGGCCGGGGTGAACCGGGTGTCGCTGGGCATCCAGGCGCTGGACGACGCCGACCTGCGCCGGCTGGGCCGGCGGCATTCCGCAGCCGAGGCGCTGGGGGCGATCCGGCTGGCGCGGGCCGCCTTCGACCGTTTCAGCTTCGATCTGATCTATGCCCGCCCCGGCCAGACCGTCGCCGCCTGGAAGCAGGAGCTGGCCCGCGCCCTGGACGAGGCGGTGGGGCACCTGTCACTGTACCAGCTCACCATCGAGGAGGGGACGCAGTTCCACACGCTGCACGAACGCGGCGAGCTGGTGCTGCCCGACGAGGACACCCAGGGCGAGCTGTACGAGGAGACGCAGGCGCTGCTGGAGGCGGCCGGCCTGCCCGCCTACGAGGTGTCGAACCATGCCCGCCCCGGCGAGGAGAGCCGGCACAACCTGACCTACTGGCGCTACGGCGACTATGTCGGGGTCGGTCCCGGCGCGCACGGGCGCCTGACCCTGACGCAGGGCAAGGTCGGCACCCGCACCCACCGCGCCCCCGACATCTGGCTGGAGCGGGTGGAGCGGGACGGCACGGCGGCGAAGCCCTTCGAGCCGATCGGGCCGCAGGAGCGGCTGGTCGAACTGCTGATGATGGGGCTGCGCCTGCGCGAAGGCGTGCCGCTGGACCGGATCGCGGCGGAGTCCGGCCGGCCCGCGGCCCAGGCCCTGGACCCGGACAGGCTGGACGGGCTGCGGCGCCACGGGCTGCTGGAGACCGCGGACGGCCGCCTGCGCGCCACGGCGGAGGGGCGCACCCGGCTGAACGGCGTGCTGCGCGCGCTGCTGGCCTGA
- a CDS encoding SIMPL domain-containing protein — translation MRTPVLLAAALLLSLGIAAGGYLAGTQVASMRLADRVVSVKGLAEREVRADLAIWPLRFVATGNDLAEVQAKTARDEAAVMAFLDRHAIPADAVVSRGLDVVDLLAQQYRQGPVDSRFIVTRTLTVRTADVDTVLKASQDLAGLLDQGVVLGGDSGGNGPTFAFTKLNDIKAAMIAEATKNARAAAEQFAADSGARLGGIRRANQGVFQILASNDVPGTFEGREVDKTVRVVSTVDWTLVD, via the coding sequence ATGCGCACACCCGTTCTTCTTGCCGCCGCCCTTCTCCTGTCGCTCGGCATCGCTGCCGGCGGCTATCTCGCCGGGACGCAGGTCGCCAGCATGCGGCTGGCCGACCGGGTGGTCAGCGTCAAGGGGCTGGCCGAGCGGGAGGTGCGGGCCGATCTGGCGATCTGGCCGCTGCGCTTCGTCGCCACCGGCAACGATCTGGCCGAGGTGCAGGCCAAGACCGCCCGCGACGAGGCCGCCGTCATGGCCTTCCTGGACCGCCACGCCATCCCGGCCGACGCCGTGGTCAGCCGCGGGCTGGACGTGGTGGATCTGCTGGCGCAGCAGTACCGCCAGGGTCCGGTGGACAGCCGCTTCATCGTCACCCGCACGCTGACCGTCCGCACCGCCGACGTGGACACCGTGCTCAAGGCCAGCCAGGACCTGGCGGGCCTGCTGGACCAGGGCGTCGTGCTGGGCGGGGATTCGGGCGGCAACGGCCCCACCTTCGCCTTCACGAAGCTGAACGACATCAAGGCCGCCATGATCGCGGAGGCGACGAAGAACGCCCGTGCCGCGGCCGAGCAGTTCGCCGCCGACAGCGGTGCGCGGCTGGGCGGCATCCGCCGCGCCAACCAGGGCGTCTTCCAGATCCTGGCCAGCAACGACGTGCCCGGCACCTTCGAGGGGCGCGAGGTTGACAAGACCGTGCGGGTCGTCTCCACCGTGGACTGGACCCTGGTGGACTGA
- the rdgB gene encoding RdgB/HAM1 family non-canonical purine NTP pyrophosphatase: MTAPRRFAGDTLVIASHNRGKVREIADLLAAHVRHFPSAAELDLPEPEETEATFIGNAALKARAAALASGLPALADDSGLWVDALDGAPGIYSARWAGPEKDFGAAMERVRRELEAAADRRGDRARFVCALALAWPDGHVEAVEGTAHGTLTFPPRGGKGFGYDPVFIPDGHACTYAELDPAHKHAISHRADAFRQLLARCFA; encoded by the coding sequence ATGACCGCGCCGCGCCGCTTCGCCGGGGACACGCTGGTCATCGCCAGCCACAACCGGGGCAAGGTGCGGGAGATCGCCGACCTGCTCGCCGCCCATGTCCGGCACTTCCCCTCCGCCGCCGAGCTGGACCTGCCCGAGCCGGAGGAGACGGAGGCGACCTTCATCGGCAACGCGGCGCTGAAGGCGCGGGCGGCGGCGCTCGCCTCCGGTCTGCCGGCGCTGGCCGACGACAGCGGGCTCTGGGTCGATGCACTGGACGGCGCGCCAGGCATCTATTCCGCCCGCTGGGCCGGGCCGGAGAAGGACTTCGGCGCCGCCATGGAGCGGGTGCGGCGGGAGCTGGAGGCGGCGGCCGACCGCCGCGGCGACCGCGCCCGCTTCGTCTGCGCCCTGGCGCTGGCCTGGCCGGACGGCCATGTCGAGGCGGTGGAGGGCACCGCCCACGGCACGCTGACCTTCCCGCCGCGCGGCGGCAAGGGCTTCGGCTACGATCCGGTCTTCATCCCGGACGGCCACGCCTGCACCTATGCGGAGCTGGACCCGGCGCACAAGCACGCCATCAGCCACCGCGCCGACGCCTTCCGCCAGCTCCTGGCCCGCTGCTTCGCCTGA